The Solibacillus sp. FSL W7-1436 genome window below encodes:
- the recO gene encoding DNA repair protein RecO — protein sequence MLHKWEGIVLKARAYGESNKIVTLMTREAGKVACMARGAKKPTSRLAGVTQTFMHGSYLVQRTSGMGTLQQGEHFNSMRHIQTDIVATAYASYIVEIVDRLVEEGRPEPYAFDILIQALNAIEEGYDPEAITLFVDWKMLPFAGIQPILHACAGCGAVDGEFAFSFTQGGFICHRCFHMDPYIIRLSPTQLKLIRMFYTLPIEQVGKLELKPQTKQFIKKIVTTIYEEQTGIRLKSRNFIEQLERTPLLQREKKEEE from the coding sequence ATGCTACATAAATGGGAAGGCATCGTTTTAAAGGCGCGTGCTTATGGTGAATCCAATAAAATCGTGACCCTCATGACACGGGAAGCCGGTAAAGTCGCGTGTATGGCACGTGGAGCGAAAAAACCGACGAGCCGTTTGGCAGGTGTAACACAAACATTTATGCATGGCTCGTATTTAGTTCAGCGAACATCAGGCATGGGAACATTGCAGCAAGGGGAACATTTCAATTCGATGCGTCATATTCAAACAGATATCGTGGCGACAGCCTATGCAAGCTACATCGTGGAAATTGTGGATCGTCTCGTTGAAGAAGGACGACCGGAACCTTATGCTTTTGATATATTAATTCAGGCATTGAATGCAATTGAAGAAGGCTATGATCCTGAAGCGATTACATTGTTTGTAGATTGGAAAATGCTGCCATTTGCAGGTATCCAGCCGATTTTGCATGCATGTGCAGGGTGTGGAGCTGTCGATGGGGAATTTGCATTTTCATTTACACAAGGCGGATTTATATGTCATCGTTGCTTCCACATGGATCCGTATATTATCCGGTTATCACCAACACAGCTCAAGCTGATCCGCATGTTTTATACGTTGCCGATTGAACAAGTCGGCAAGCTGGAATTAAAGCCGCAAACGAAGCAATTCATCAAAAAAATTGTAACGACAATTTATGAAGAGCAGACAGGAATTCGTCTGAAATCGCGCAACTTCATTGAACAGCTGGAGCGTACGCCGCTGCTGCAGCGTGAAAAGAAGGAAGAAGAATAA
- the ybeY gene encoding rRNA maturation RNase YbeY, with amino-acid sequence MLLIDFLDETNEVQESHLELVEKLLQHAAEQEGIEDGSEVSVTFVTNEAIHEINREYRDKDQPTDVISFALEEMGEGELQIIGEGIPRVLGDIIISTDRTREQAAEYGHTFERELGFLAVHGFLHLLGYDHMTPEDEKVMFGKQDEILQSYGLGRDMNERP; translated from the coding sequence ATGTTATTAATCGATTTTTTAGATGAGACAAATGAAGTGCAGGAATCACACTTGGAACTGGTGGAAAAATTGCTTCAGCATGCAGCGGAGCAGGAAGGGATCGAGGACGGCTCGGAAGTGTCGGTTACGTTTGTGACAAATGAGGCGATCCATGAAATTAACCGTGAATACCGTGATAAGGACCAGCCTACTGATGTCATTTCTTTTGCACTGGAAGAAATGGGTGAAGGGGAACTGCAAATTATCGGTGAAGGGATTCCGCGCGTCTTAGGAGATATTATCATTTCGACGGACCGAACACGCGAACAGGCAGCCGAATATGGCCATACGTTTGAACGTGAGCTTGGCTTCCTCGCTGTCCATGGCTTTTTGCACCTGCTGGGCTATGATCATATGACACCGGAAGATGAAAAAGTGATGTTCGGGAAGCAAGATGAGATTTTACAGTCATACGGCCTAGGTCGTGATATGAATGAACGTCCGTAA
- the era gene encoding GTPase Era has product MQENKGYKSGFVSIVGRPNVGKSTFLNRVIGQKIAIMSDKPQTTRNKVQGVLTQQNSQTIFIDTPGIHKPKHKLGEFMLKTSRNALREVDVIMFMVNAEQAIGKGDEFIIELLQGNQTPVFLIINKIDLVHPDELVKIIDSYKDKFDFAEIIPISALQGNNVENLLTTIEKYLPEGPQYYPADQVTDHPERFIISELIREKVLHLTREEIPHSIAVVIERIKPHEEKENMIHVQATIMVERDSQKGIVIGKRGALLKEVGSRARQDIEMLLGSKVYLELWVKVQKDWRNKQTHLRDFGFREDEY; this is encoded by the coding sequence ATGCAGGAAAATAAAGGATACAAATCGGGCTTCGTCTCGATTGTAGGTCGTCCTAATGTGGGCAAATCGACATTTTTAAACCGAGTAATCGGCCAGAAAATTGCGATTATGTCAGACAAACCACAAACGACACGTAATAAAGTACAAGGTGTTTTAACACAACAAAACTCTCAAACAATTTTCATCGATACACCGGGGATTCATAAACCGAAACACAAATTAGGCGAATTTATGCTGAAAACTTCACGCAACGCATTGCGCGAAGTCGATGTCATCATGTTTATGGTCAACGCTGAACAGGCGATCGGTAAAGGTGACGAATTCATCATCGAGCTGCTGCAAGGCAATCAGACACCGGTATTTCTGATCATCAATAAAATCGATCTAGTGCATCCGGATGAACTTGTAAAAATCATTGATTCGTATAAAGATAAGTTCGACTTTGCGGAAATTATTCCAATTTCAGCATTGCAGGGCAACAACGTGGAAAACTTATTAACAACAATCGAAAAATATTTACCTGAAGGGCCACAATATTACCCGGCAGACCAGGTAACGGACCACCCGGAACGATTCATTATTTCTGAACTGATCCGTGAAAAAGTATTGCACTTAACACGTGAAGAAATTCCGCATTCGATTGCGGTTGTCATTGAGCGCATCAAGCCACATGAAGAAAAAGAGAACATGATTCATGTACAGGCGACAATCATGGTAGAGCGCGATTCACAAAAAGGTATCGTCATCGGTAAACGCGGCGCCCTTTTAAAAGAAGTCGGCTCACGTGCCCGCCAGGATATCGAGATGCTGTTAGGTTCAAAAGTCTACTTAGAGCTTTGGGTAAAAGTTCAAAAAGACTGGCGTAACAAGCAAACACATTTACGCGATTTCGGATTCAGAGAAGACGAATATTAA
- a CDS encoding glycine--tRNA ligase has protein sequence MAEKSMETIVSLAKHRGFVFPGSDIYGGLANTWDYGPLGVELKNNVKKAWWLKFVQESEHNVGLDAAILMNPKAWVASGHVGNFNDPMIDCKACKARHRADKLIEDASLTKTGKEIIVDGMSFDQMKEKMEELEVACPDCGKIDFTDIRQFNLMFKTHQGVTESSSNEIYLRPETAQGIFVNFKNVQRSMRKKTPFGIAQIGKSFRNEITPGNFTFRTREFEQMELEFFCKPGEDLEWHSYWKEFCKNWLLGLGMKEDSMRLRDHEDDELSHYSNATTDIEFRFPFGWGELWGIADRTDYDLKQHMEHSGEDFTYIDPVSNERYVPYCIEPSLGADRVTLAFLCDAYEEEQLEGDDTRTVLRFHPALAPFKAAVLPLSKKLSEEAGDVWADLRKAFPVDFDESQSIGKRYRRQDEIGTPFCITYDFDTKEDGQVTVRHRDSMEQIRMPIAEVKAYIEKHLQF, from the coding sequence ATGGCAGAAAAATCAATGGAGACAATTGTATCATTAGCAAAACACCGCGGATTCGTATTTCCGGGATCTGATATTTACGGTGGTTTAGCAAACACTTGGGATTACGGTCCGCTGGGTGTAGAACTTAAAAACAACGTAAAAAAAGCTTGGTGGCTGAAATTCGTTCAGGAATCTGAACATAACGTAGGTTTGGATGCTGCGATTTTAATGAATCCAAAAGCATGGGTAGCATCTGGTCACGTAGGTAACTTCAATGACCCGATGATCGACTGTAAAGCATGTAAAGCGCGTCACCGTGCAGATAAATTGATCGAGGATGCTTCTTTAACTAAAACAGGCAAAGAAATCATCGTTGACGGTATGTCTTTCGATCAGATGAAAGAAAAAATGGAAGAGCTTGAAGTAGCTTGTCCGGACTGCGGCAAAATCGATTTCACAGATATCCGCCAGTTCAACTTAATGTTCAAAACACACCAAGGTGTAACTGAATCATCATCAAACGAAATTTACCTGCGTCCGGAAACTGCACAAGGGATTTTCGTGAACTTTAAAAATGTTCAGCGTTCAATGCGTAAAAAGACACCATTCGGTATCGCACAGATTGGTAAATCTTTCCGTAACGAAATCACACCTGGTAACTTTACATTCCGCACACGTGAATTCGAACAAATGGAACTTGAATTCTTCTGTAAACCGGGTGAAGATCTTGAGTGGCACTCATATTGGAAAGAGTTCTGCAAAAACTGGCTTCTTGGATTAGGTATGAAAGAAGATTCAATGCGTCTACGCGACCATGAAGATGATGAGCTTTCACACTATTCAAACGCGACAACAGATATCGAATTCCGCTTCCCATTCGGCTGGGGCGAACTATGGGGTATCGCAGACCGTACAGATTACGACCTAAAGCAGCATATGGAACATTCGGGTGAAGATTTCACTTACATCGATCCTGTTTCAAATGAGCGCTATGTACCATACTGCATCGAGCCATCATTAGGCGCAGACCGTGTAACATTGGCATTCTTATGCGATGCTTATGAAGAAGAGCAATTAGAAGGCGACGATACACGTACAGTATTACGCTTCCACCCTGCACTTGCTCCATTCAAAGCAGCGGTATTGCCACTATCTAAAAAATTATCGGAAGAAGCTGGCGACGTTTGGGCTGATTTACGCAAAGCATTCCCGGTTGATTTCGATGAGTCACAATCGATCGGTAAACGTTACCGCCGTCAGGATGAAATCGGTACACCATTCTGTATCACATACGATTTCGATACAAAAGAAGATGGTCAAGTAACAGTACGTCACCGCGATTCAATGGAACAAATCCGTATGCCGATCGCTGAAGTAAAAGCTTATATCGAAAAACATTTACAATTCTAA
- a CDS encoding cytidine deaminase: protein MNMEQLMEQSKIAREFAYVPYSKFKVGAALLAEDGTVYNGCNIENAGYSMTNCAERTAFFKAVSEGNMKFKALAVVADTPGPCSPCGACRQVMSEFCAPDMPVYLTNLNGDVQQTTVAELIPGAFNTEDMKNAGK, encoded by the coding sequence ATGAACATGGAACAATTAATGGAACAATCTAAAATTGCACGTGAATTTGCTTATGTACCTTATTCGAAATTTAAAGTAGGTGCGGCTTTATTAGCTGAGGATGGTACAGTGTACAATGGCTGCAATATCGAGAATGCAGGCTACAGCATGACGAACTGCGCGGAACGTACGGCGTTTTTCAAAGCAGTGTCAGAAGGCAATATGAAGTTTAAAGCGCTGGCGGTCGTAGCAGACACACCGGGTCCATGTTCCCCATGCGGAGCTTGTCGACAAGTAATGAGTGAATTTTGTGCTCCGGATATGCCTGTCTACTTAACAAATTTGAATGGTGACGTTCAACAGACAACAGTAGCTGAGCTGATCCCGGGTGCATTTAATACGGAGGATATGAAAAATGCAGGAAAATAA
- a CDS encoding CapA family protein — protein sequence MTALNNLNKFLLALWAVSLALLFIVIATVDQDQTILVAEGQMNTEQHTPTQIEIENDINENNEPISEATQQITKESIRLAMTGDILLHLRLAKYNDYTSSFAAIMPKMQSYDFLIANQESPPVGNEYPLSGYPLFSSPPHIIRDLQHAGVDLVTIANNHIVDQGENGMRTVFNNLEDYHMPYVGAYKNEEDKSAQRIMEIGSIKIGLLAYTYGTNGLYLPKESPFLINYIDEAKIKADVEELKQSADVVAVSMHWGSEYDYEANDNQKYYADILNKAGADIIFGTHPHVLQPYDKLTNDHGQETHIFYSLGNFFSTIITIPNTMIGGIASLEITKEGDRITIDEPELYATSVLKDTDGIYRIYPLKDVEQRSVKNLQWVKKIMGQSVTVY from the coding sequence GTGACTGCATTGAATAATTTAAATAAATTTTTACTGGCACTTTGGGCGGTATCGCTCGCTTTATTATTCATTGTTATTGCGACCGTCGATCAGGACCAGACAATTTTGGTTGCAGAAGGCCAAATGAATACCGAACAGCACACCCCAACACAAATAGAGATAGAAAATGATATAAATGAAAACAACGAACCCATTAGTGAAGCAACACAACAGATTACTAAAGAATCAATTCGTCTTGCCATGACTGGAGATATTTTACTGCATTTAAGACTCGCGAAATACAATGATTATACTTCCTCTTTTGCTGCGATTATGCCGAAGATGCAAAGCTATGACTTTCTGATTGCCAACCAGGAATCTCCACCTGTCGGCAATGAATATCCTTTAAGCGGCTATCCGCTGTTTTCAAGCCCGCCTCATATTATTCGTGATCTTCAGCATGCCGGAGTTGATTTGGTGACGATTGCCAATAATCATATTGTCGATCAAGGGGAAAATGGGATGCGTACAGTTTTTAATAATCTGGAAGACTATCACATGCCATACGTCGGAGCTTATAAAAACGAAGAGGATAAGTCTGCACAACGCATCATGGAAATCGGCTCGATAAAAATTGGACTGCTTGCCTATACGTACGGGACGAATGGGCTTTATTTGCCGAAGGAATCACCGTTTCTCATCAATTATATCGATGAAGCGAAAATAAAAGCGGACGTCGAGGAATTAAAACAATCCGCCGATGTTGTAGCCGTTTCAATGCATTGGGGATCTGAATATGATTATGAAGCAAATGACAACCAAAAATATTATGCTGATATACTAAATAAAGCGGGAGCGGATATTATTTTCGGGACCCATCCGCATGTACTCCAGCCATACGACAAGTTGACCAATGATCATGGTCAGGAGACGCATATTTTTTATTCGCTTGGTAATTTCTTTTCGACAATTATAACGATACCGAACACGATGATTGGCGGAATCGCGAGCCTTGAAATTACAAAGGAAGGCGACCGGATTACTATTGATGAACCTGAGCTTTATGCGACTTCTGTATTGAAGGATACAGACGGAATTTACCGGATCTATCCATTGAAAGATGTGGAACAGCGCTCTGTTAAAAATCTGCAATGGGTAAAGAAAATCATGGGACAATCGGTAACCGTTTATTAA
- a CDS encoding EcsC family protein yields METQQQLENHLLTIRQWEKDQSGLWFWEKIGRIPFKILDKLTPKFIQEKVSVLIDELVSYVQTGGKYLVSEKSMMRHIQKHTLHSVSTLEDIGQMPIEDMVELSEKLQKNRAKVATVQGASTGFGGVFTLALDIPVILGIALKTLQEIAMIHGYDPNEKAERIFIVKCLQFASSDVVGKEAILNELAQHYEKPNAAGNMVSQLQGWQEVFFTYRDNFGMKKLFQMIPVAGMIFGAFINKSMIEDIAEAGMMLYRKRRVLERMNELANS; encoded by the coding sequence ATGGAAACTCAACAACAGCTGGAAAATCACTTATTAACAATCCGACAATGGGAAAAAGATCAGAGCGGTTTATGGTTTTGGGAAAAAATCGGCCGCATCCCTTTTAAAATACTCGATAAATTAACACCGAAATTCATTCAAGAGAAAGTTTCCGTCCTGATCGACGAGCTGGTGAGCTATGTCCAAACGGGCGGGAAATATTTAGTAAGCGAAAAATCGATGATGCGTCATATTCAAAAACATACGCTGCATTCGGTTAGCACATTGGAAGATATCGGACAAATGCCAATTGAAGATATGGTGGAACTGAGTGAAAAACTGCAGAAAAACCGCGCAAAGGTTGCAACCGTACAAGGAGCATCTACCGGCTTTGGCGGTGTGTTTACATTGGCACTCGACATCCCCGTCATTCTCGGAATCGCGCTAAAAACATTGCAGGAAATCGCCATGATCCATGGCTATGATCCGAATGAAAAAGCCGAACGTATTTTCATCGTGAAATGTCTGCAGTTTGCGTCTTCTGATGTAGTCGGCAAAGAAGCGATACTAAACGAGCTGGCACAACATTACGAAAAACCGAACGCAGCAGGAAATATGGTTTCCCAGTTGCAGGGCTGGCAGGAGGTCTTCTTTACGTACCGCGATAACTTCGGTATGAAAAAGCTCTTTCAGATGATTCCTGTAGCAGGCATGATTTTCGGTGCCTTTATTAATAAATCGATGATTGAAGATATTGCCGAGGCAGGCATGATGCTCTACCGGAAGCGAAGAGTACTGGAACGGATGAATGAACTGGCAAACAGCTAA
- a CDS encoding MBL fold metallo-hydrolase — MRQFEQGQLTVFQSVLYQTTTAVIKTKEAVIVTDPNWLPNEIAEIKAYIESIIEDRKLYIIFTHSDYDHIIAAGAFPDATTIASEAFVNRINKEEVLEQIRQFDAQYYIEREYPIIYPPIDIVIKEDGQALELQDLTCRFYLSPGHTSDGLFTVVEPFGILLAGDYLSDVEFPFIEDYEAYLATIQKVQTIISEKDVEVLVPGHGTTTDNLDEIQKRIDVSLIYLNNLADGSTDETELQKLYPFYKGLQEMHELNKKAVNKNSHRI; from the coding sequence TTGCGCCAATTTGAACAGGGACAACTGACCGTTTTTCAAAGTGTGTTATATCAAACGACAACAGCGGTAATTAAAACAAAAGAGGCCGTAATTGTAACCGACCCTAACTGGCTGCCGAACGAAATTGCCGAAATAAAAGCCTATATCGAGTCGATTATTGAAGATCGGAAATTATATATTATTTTCACACATAGTGATTATGACCATATTATTGCAGCGGGTGCATTTCCGGATGCAACAACAATTGCCAGTGAAGCTTTTGTTAATCGAATAAACAAAGAAGAGGTATTGGAGCAAATCCGTCAGTTTGATGCTCAGTACTATATCGAAAGAGAATATCCGATTATTTACCCTCCTATCGACATCGTTATAAAAGAAGATGGCCAGGCACTTGAGCTGCAGGATCTAACATGCAGATTTTACTTGTCGCCAGGGCATACGTCAGATGGTTTATTTACAGTGGTGGAGCCGTTCGGTATTTTACTGGCGGGGGATTATTTATCGGATGTCGAGTTTCCTTTTATCGAGGATTATGAAGCATATTTAGCAACAATCCAAAAGGTGCAAACGATTATATCGGAGAAAGATGTTGAAGTTCTCGTGCCGGGACATGGGACAACAACGGATAATCTCGATGAAATTCAAAAGCGGATCGATGTGTCATTAATATATTTAAATAATTTAGCGGACGGCAGTACTGATGAAACAGAATTGCAGAAGCTTTATCCGTTTTATAAAGGTTTGCAGGAAATGCACGAACTTAATAAAAAAGCAGTAAACAAAAATAGCCATAGGATTTAG
- a CDS encoding HD family phosphohydrolase, whose translation MIIERFHKLIQLVSFRALLIIVLAATALLQFFLMIDNVRGVTYDIQLTELSPETIRSTKTVEDTVKTEIERENAEKAVDPVYIYKDEVPSQRSTFVTTIFDIALDVKEEIAKAEEEIPQAEQVKMLRSALKDIFDNQQNLILSDAQLTNVLNAPQATLESTRDALATLVEVNLNYPLRKDSLLPYRNELESKIRQQPSISEGLMSMAIVIGRAAIVETEVLDEEKTEIARQQAKESVEPTRILQGQIIVQEGEVITREIYRQLELLGMLDSEESIKPIAGLIILILLQMSFLFVLFDRSEKDIASKRNELLVTIIVYAIALIMMKLIALISTNFDLMIAFIFPSALATMLVRVLANDRTASIVTIITAASAGIIFHEGLSGILQMDTALYILFGGFASILFMRSLEKRTDILQAVGIVTLVNIVFIAFYILMGQSGYGMKEVAFYVAAAIISGLLSGALMMGLLPYFESAFGLLSVVRLIELSNPNHPLLKKILTETPGTYHHSIMVANLAEAACEAIGADGLLARVGCYYHDVGKTRRPLFFIENQMGTNPHDTMAPESSAEIIIAHTTDGAELLKKHKMPQEIIDICLQHHGTSTLKFFLFKAKEEGKELDESIFRYPGPKPQTKEAAIISIADSVEAAVRSMQQPNAEKIQKLVQSIIQDRVQDDQFDECDISLKELKKIEDVLCETLNGTFHSRIEYPKE comes from the coding sequence ATGATCATAGAAAGATTTCACAAGCTCATCCAACTAGTCAGCTTTCGCGCACTATTAATCATCGTACTTGCGGCTACTGCACTTCTGCAGTTTTTCCTGATGATTGATAATGTTCGTGGCGTTACATATGATATCCAGCTAACTGAATTATCACCGGAAACGATTCGTTCTACTAAAACAGTGGAAGATACGGTAAAGACAGAAATAGAAAGGGAAAATGCGGAGAAAGCCGTAGATCCCGTATACATATATAAAGATGAGGTACCGAGTCAGCGTTCAACTTTTGTGACGACCATCTTTGATATTGCATTAGATGTGAAGGAAGAGATTGCAAAGGCAGAGGAAGAAATACCACAGGCTGAACAGGTAAAAATGTTGCGTTCAGCGTTAAAAGATATTTTTGATAACCAGCAAAATCTGATTTTATCGGATGCACAGTTAACGAATGTTTTAAATGCACCCCAGGCAACTCTTGAATCTACGCGGGATGCGTTAGCGACATTGGTTGAAGTGAACTTGAATTATCCGCTTCGCAAGGATAGCTTGCTTCCTTACCGAAATGAACTGGAAAGCAAGATCCGTCAGCAGCCTTCGATTTCTGAAGGATTAATGAGTATGGCGATTGTCATTGGCCGTGCAGCGATCGTTGAAACGGAAGTGCTCGATGAAGAAAAGACGGAGATTGCCAGACAGCAGGCAAAGGAATCGGTGGAGCCGACACGTATTTTGCAAGGACAGATCATTGTCCAGGAAGGCGAAGTCATCACACGCGAAATTTACCGCCAGCTTGAACTGTTAGGAATGCTGGACAGTGAAGAATCGATTAAACCGATTGCCGGGCTGATTATTTTGATTTTACTGCAGATGTCTTTCCTGTTCGTCCTGTTTGACCGGTCGGAAAAAGACATTGCTTCAAAACGCAATGAACTGCTTGTTACGATCATTGTGTATGCAATTGCGTTAATTATGATGAAGCTGATTGCGCTCATTTCTACGAATTTCGATCTGATGATTGCTTTCATTTTCCCGTCAGCATTAGCGACGATGCTTGTCCGCGTGCTGGCCAATGACCGTACCGCAAGTATTGTGACGATCATTACTGCTGCATCTGCAGGAATCATCTTCCATGAAGGATTATCCGGTATTTTACAGATGGATACAGCGCTTTACATTTTATTTGGCGGATTTGCATCGATTCTTTTCATGCGCAGCCTTGAAAAGCGGACAGATATTTTACAGGCGGTTGGTATTGTAACGCTTGTTAACATTGTATTTATCGCATTTTATATTTTAATGGGACAGTCAGGTTACGGAATGAAGGAAGTCGCATTTTACGTAGCTGCAGCCATTATTTCGGGATTATTATCCGGGGCTTTAATGATGGGGCTGCTGCCGTATTTCGAATCGGCTTTCGGACTGCTGTCGGTCGTGCGTCTTATTGAATTATCGAATCCAAATCACCCGCTACTAAAGAAAATTCTGACGGAAACACCAGGCACGTATCACCATAGTATAATGGTTGCGAATCTGGCTGAAGCGGCATGTGAAGCAATCGGGGCTGATGGCTTGCTGGCAAGAGTCGGCTGCTATTATCATGATGTAGGGAAAACGCGGAGACCTCTATTTTTCATTGAAAACCAGATGGGGACAAACCCTCATGATACGATGGCACCCGAGAGTAGTGCGGAAATTATTATTGCGCATACTACGGACGGGGCAGAGCTTTTGAAAAAGCATAAAATGCCGCAGGAAATCATAGATATTTGTCTACAGCATCACGGGACAAGCACATTGAAATTCTTTTTGTTTAAGGCTAAGGAAGAAGGGAAAGAATTGGACGAAAGTATATTCCGATACCCGGGACCAAAGCCGCAGACGAAAGAGGCCGCGATCATCAGTATTGCGGACAGTGTGGAAGCGGCAGTCCGTTCGATGCAGCAGCCGAATGCAGAGAAAATACAGAAGCTTGTGCAATCGATTATTCAGGATCGTGTACAGGATGACCAGTTTGATGAATGTGATATTTCGCTGAAAGAACTGAAAAAGATAGAAGACGTATTATGTGAAACATTGAATGGAACGTTCCACTCGCGTATTGAATATCCAAAGGAATAG
- a CDS encoding diacylglycerol kinase family protein: MNVRKFFRSFRYAMEGLLAAVQEQNFRFHLLSAFVVVLAGFLTGLSTVEWCIIILVIAFVIGAELINTAIERAVDLASPEIHPLAKQAKDVAAGAVLVFALASVIIGLLIFLPKWF, from the coding sequence ATGAACGTCCGTAAATTTTTCCGTTCATTTCGTTATGCAATGGAAGGACTTCTTGCGGCAGTACAAGAACAGAATTTCCGATTTCACTTATTGAGTGCCTTCGTTGTCGTTCTGGCAGGCTTCTTGACAGGGCTATCGACCGTTGAATGGTGCATCATCATTTTAGTTATCGCCTTTGTCATAGGAGCCGAGCTGATCAATACGGCAATCGAGCGTGCAGTGGACTTGGCATCACCGGAAATCCATCCGCTCGCCAAGCAGGCAAAGGATGTTGCGGCAGGTGCCGTACTTGTTTTTGCGCTCGCAAGTGTTATAATCGGACTACTCATATTTTTACCAAAATGGTTTTAA
- a CDS encoding helix-turn-helix transcriptional regulator, with product MSPIELNKRQDVILQIVKENGPITGEHIAERLGLTRATLRPDLAILTMAGFLDARPRVGYFYAGKKTTAAFTESMLNLKVKDFQSIPVVVPDDMTVYDAIIHMFSEDVGTLFVIDKDEILQGVLSRKDLLRSSIGTQDLNKMPVHIIMTRMPNIAYCVNSDSLIVAAKKLIEREIDSMPVVEETERGLVITGRLTKTNITRAFISLAETHDL from the coding sequence GTGAGTCCAATCGAACTCAATAAACGTCAAGATGTAATCTTGCAAATTGTAAAAGAAAACGGCCCTATTACGGGCGAACATATCGCTGAGCGCCTTGGATTAACGCGCGCTACACTTCGACCTGATCTAGCTATACTAACGATGGCTGGATTTTTAGATGCGCGCCCACGTGTCGGCTACTTCTATGCAGGTAAAAAAACAACGGCAGCCTTTACGGAATCCATGCTGAATTTAAAAGTAAAAGATTTTCAGTCGATCCCGGTAGTCGTTCCGGATGATATGACAGTCTATGATGCGATTATCCATATGTTTTCCGAGGATGTCGGAACACTTTTCGTTATTGATAAAGATGAAATATTACAAGGTGTGCTGTCCCGAAAAGATTTACTTCGGTCGAGTATAGGAACACAGGATTTAAATAAAATGCCTGTGCATATAATTATGACGAGAATGCCGAATATCGCCTATTGTGTCAATTCGGATTCATTGATCGTGGCGGCCAAAAAGTTAATAGAACGAGAGATAGATTCGATGCCGGTTGTTGAAGAAACGGAGCGGGGATTGGTCATTACGGGACGGTTAACGAAGACGAATATTACACGTGCGTTTATATCGTTAGCTGAAACGCATGATCTATAG
- a CDS encoding pyruvate, water dikinase regulatory protein: MKKLTIFVVSDSVGETGEAAVKAVVSQFRPNFEKVRIRKFPHIANVDVLEKIVQIAIANEATIVFTLVEKQMRQALQKIASEYKVHAIDLLGSMLDLIETSFDEMPLQKPGLVHQLDDDYFKKIEAIEFAVKYDDGQDPRGILLADIVLVGVSRTSKTPLSQYLAHKRYKVANVPLVPEVEPPVELMQIDPKKCFGLVITPEKLNNIRKERLITLGLTENAVYAQQTRIEQEISYFYSIVDKIGCRTIDVTNRAVEETAHKIIDMLELDCR; this comes from the coding sequence ATGAAAAAATTGACGATATTTGTTGTATCAGATTCGGTCGGTGAAACTGGGGAAGCTGCTGTAAAAGCGGTAGTAAGCCAGTTTCGGCCAAATTTTGAAAAAGTAAGGATTCGTAAGTTTCCGCATATTGCAAATGTGGATGTGCTGGAGAAAATTGTCCAGATTGCTATCGCAAATGAGGCAACGATTGTTTTTACGCTTGTTGAAAAGCAGATGCGACAGGCACTTCAGAAAATCGCAAGTGAATATAAAGTGCATGCAATCGACTTATTGGGATCGATGCTTGACCTGATCGAAACTTCATTTGACGAAATGCCGTTGCAAAAGCCGGGACTTGTCCATCAATTGGATGATGATTATTTCAAAAAGATTGAAGCGATCGAATTTGCTGTTAAATATGATGACGGGCAGGATCCGCGTGGTATATTGCTGGCGGACATTGTTTTGGTCGGTGTTTCAAGAACATCGAAAACGCCGTTATCGCAATACTTGGCCCATAAACGGTATAAAGTGGCGAATGTGCCGCTCGTTCCGGAAGTGGAACCCCCGGTGGAATTAATGCAGATCGATCCGAAAAAATGTTTTGGATTAGTCATCACACCGGAAAAGCTCAACAATATCCGAAAAGAGCGTCTTATAACGCTAGGATTAACGGAAAATGCAGTTTATGCTCAGCAAACTAGAATTGAGCAGGAAATTAGCTATTTTTATAGTATTGTTGATAAAATAGGTTGTCGAACGATAGATGTTACAAATCGTGCTGTCGAAGAAACGGCACACAAAATAATCGATATGCTAGAGCTTGATTGTAGATAG